Proteins encoded together in one Variovorax paradoxus EPS window:
- a CDS encoding SDR family NAD(P)-dependent oxidoreductase, translating to MTLKLEGKVALITGSGRGIGRAIALKLASEGARIVVNDLDAEPAEETVEAIRAAGGQAVACVGSVSAPDFAERFVGTAVSEYQGLDIVVNNAGYTWDSVVQKMTDEQWYAMIDVHLTAPFRILRAAQPVIRALSKAEGEAGRRVVRKVVNISSVAGLFGNAGQTNYSTAKAGIVGMTQTLAKEWGRMNVTVNCVAFGFIQTRLTASTADASTANIEGREIKVGVNPGLLAMMEQSIPLGRGGTPEEAAGAVYLLCAPESDYVSGQTLMCTGGLTGI from the coding sequence ATGACACTCAAGCTCGAAGGCAAGGTCGCCCTCATCACCGGCTCGGGCCGCGGCATCGGCCGTGCGATCGCGCTCAAGCTCGCTTCCGAGGGCGCACGCATCGTGGTCAACGACCTCGATGCCGAACCCGCCGAAGAGACCGTCGAGGCCATCCGTGCCGCGGGCGGGCAGGCCGTGGCCTGTGTCGGCAGCGTCTCGGCGCCGGACTTCGCCGAGCGCTTCGTCGGCACCGCGGTGAGCGAATACCAGGGCCTCGACATCGTCGTGAACAACGCCGGCTACACCTGGGACAGCGTCGTGCAGAAGATGACCGACGAGCAGTGGTACGCCATGATCGACGTGCACCTCACCGCGCCATTCCGCATCCTGCGCGCGGCGCAGCCGGTGATCCGCGCGCTCTCCAAGGCCGAGGGCGAAGCCGGTCGGCGCGTGGTGCGCAAGGTGGTCAACATCTCGTCGGTGGCCGGGCTCTTCGGCAATGCCGGGCAGACCAACTACTCGACCGCCAAGGCCGGCATCGTCGGCATGACGCAGACGCTCGCCAAGGAATGGGGACGCATGAACGTCACGGTCAACTGCGTGGCGTTCGGCTTCATCCAGACCCGGCTGACCGCGAGCACCGCCGATGCGTCCACCGCCAACATCGAAGGGCGCGAGATCAAGGTCGGCGTGAACCCCGGGCTGCTCGCGATGATGGAGCAGTCGATTCCACTCGGCCGCGGCGGCACACCCGAAGAAGCGGCCGGTGCGGTGTACCTGCTGTGCGCGCCCGAGTCGGACTA
- a CDS encoding long-chain-fatty-acid--CoA ligase: protein MYMTQPLHRSLQQHPDKPAVQFAGRTLSFREYGERVARLAGALQKLGMRTGDRVAMLSLNSARYLEYQMAVPWGGGVLNPCNIRWSAAEILYSLEDSGSTILLVDETFRPMVEQMREQATSLREVIYCGDGALPARMHGYEALLDTAAPVPDAARRDEDLAGIFYTGGTTGFPKGVMLSHTNMGSSGLALHAERLAPPGGCYLHAAPMFHLADMGLATPHWLEGNTHSIIPMFSPEGVLHAIEKDRVTHILLVPTMIQMLVDHPAMREPRDLASLKCIAYGASPISESVLNRAMDAFPGVDFVQAYGMTELSPLATINPARNHTAEGRKLGKLRSAGRASYCTEVRIVDADGAEAPRGTVGEIAVRGPNVMQGYWNKPEQTAAAVRDGWMHTGDGAYMDDDGYVFVVDRLKDMIISGGENIYSAEVENAITQHPAVAACAVIGIPSEEWGEAVHAALVLKPGQGIRDDELIAHCKTLIAGYKCPRSVAIVDALPLSGAGKVLKTKLREPFWQGRQRSVA from the coding sequence ATGTACATGACCCAGCCGCTGCACCGCAGCCTGCAGCAGCACCCCGACAAACCGGCCGTGCAATTTGCCGGCCGCACGCTCAGCTTTCGCGAATACGGAGAACGCGTCGCGCGCCTGGCGGGCGCGCTGCAGAAGCTGGGCATGCGGACGGGCGACCGCGTGGCGATGCTCTCGCTCAACTCGGCCCGCTACCTCGAATACCAGATGGCCGTGCCCTGGGGCGGTGGGGTGCTCAACCCCTGCAACATCCGCTGGTCGGCCGCGGAAATCCTCTACTCGCTGGAGGACTCGGGCTCGACCATCCTGCTGGTCGACGAGACCTTCCGCCCCATGGTCGAGCAGATGCGCGAGCAGGCCACGAGCCTGCGCGAGGTGATCTACTGCGGCGACGGCGCGCTGCCCGCGCGCATGCACGGCTACGAAGCGCTGCTCGATACGGCAGCGCCCGTACCCGACGCCGCCCGCCGCGACGAGGACCTGGCCGGCATCTTCTACACCGGCGGCACCACCGGTTTCCCGAAGGGCGTGATGCTGAGCCACACCAACATGGGCAGCTCCGGCCTTGCCCTGCATGCCGAGCGCCTGGCGCCGCCCGGCGGCTGCTACCTGCACGCCGCGCCGATGTTCCACCTGGCCGACATGGGCCTGGCCACGCCGCACTGGCTCGAAGGCAACACGCATTCGATCATCCCGATGTTCAGCCCCGAGGGCGTGCTCCACGCCATAGAGAAAGACCGTGTCACCCACATCCTGCTGGTGCCCACCATGATCCAGATGCTGGTGGACCACCCGGCGATGCGGGAGCCGCGCGACCTGGCGAGCCTGAAGTGCATCGCCTATGGCGCATCGCCGATCTCCGAGTCAGTGCTCAATCGCGCGATGGATGCCTTCCCGGGCGTGGACTTCGTGCAGGCCTACGGCATGACCGAGCTCTCGCCCTTGGCCACCATCAACCCCGCGCGCAACCACACGGCCGAGGGCCGCAAGCTCGGAAAGCTGCGCTCGGCCGGCCGTGCGAGCTACTGCACCGAGGTGCGCATCGTCGACGCCGACGGCGCCGAGGCGCCGCGCGGCACCGTGGGCGAGATCGCGGTGCGCGGCCCCAACGTGATGCAGGGCTACTGGAACAAGCCCGAGCAAACGGCCGCCGCCGTGCGCGACGGCTGGATGCACACCGGCGACGGCGCCTACATGGACGATGACGGCTACGTCTTCGTGGTCGACCGGCTCAAGGACATGATCATCAGCGGCGGCGAGAACATCTACTCGGCCGAGGTCGAGAACGCGATCACCCAGCATCCCGCGGTGGCGGCCTGCGCGGTCATCGGCATCCCGAGCGAAGAGTGGGGCGAGGCGGTGCACGCGGCGCTGGTGCTCAAGCCGGGGCAGGGCATTCGCGACGACGAGCTCATCGCGCACTGCAAGACATTGATCGCGGGCTACAAGTGCCCGCGCAGCGTGGCCATCGTCGATGCGCTGCCGCTCTCGGGTGCGGGCAAGGTGCTCAAGACCAAGTTGCGCGAACCGTTCTGGCAGGGCCGCCAACGCAGCGTCGCCTGA
- a CDS encoding lipid-transfer protein: MSQDVYVVGVGMIPFTKPGANQPYPQMAAHATNAALKDAGIGYELIQQAYVGYVYGDSTAGQRALYEVGMTGIPVVNVNNNCSTGSTALFLARQAVASGAADCVLALGFEHMSPGALGAVFNDRPSPFDNFETITDELVGNEQVPLALRYFGGAGLAHMQQYGTQMSTFAKIRAKASRHASNNPVALFRTVVTEDEVMAAPVMWPGVMTRLMACPPTCGAAAAIVCSPRFAERHGLDRSVRIKAQAMTTDRPVTFESRDMREVVGFSMAQEAAQKVYDAAGVGPHDIDVVELHDCFAHNELISYEALGLCPVGGAEKFVVDGDNTYGGKVVTNPSGGLLSKGHPLGATGLAQCTELVQQLRGTADKRQVEGARMALQHNLGLGGACVVTLYERV; the protein is encoded by the coding sequence ATGAGTCAAGACGTCTACGTGGTCGGGGTCGGCATGATCCCCTTCACCAAGCCGGGCGCGAACCAGCCCTATCCGCAGATGGCGGCGCACGCCACCAACGCCGCGCTCAAGGACGCGGGCATCGGCTACGAGCTGATCCAGCAGGCGTACGTGGGTTACGTGTACGGCGACTCCACCGCCGGCCAGCGCGCGCTGTACGAAGTGGGCATGACGGGCATCCCGGTCGTCAACGTCAACAACAACTGCTCGACGGGTTCGACCGCGCTCTTCCTCGCGCGCCAGGCCGTGGCCAGCGGCGCCGCCGATTGCGTGCTCGCGCTGGGCTTCGAGCACATGAGCCCCGGCGCGCTGGGCGCGGTGTTCAACGACCGCCCGAGTCCCTTCGACAATTTCGAGACCATCACCGACGAGCTGGTCGGCAACGAGCAGGTGCCGCTCGCGCTGCGCTACTTCGGCGGCGCCGGCCTCGCGCACATGCAGCAGTACGGCACGCAGATGTCCACCTTCGCGAAGATCCGCGCGAAGGCCAGCCGCCATGCGTCGAACAACCCGGTGGCGCTGTTCCGCACCGTCGTCACCGAAGACGAGGTGATGGCCGCGCCCGTCATGTGGCCCGGCGTGATGACGCGGCTCATGGCCTGCCCGCCCACCTGCGGCGCGGCCGCGGCCATCGTGTGCTCGCCGCGTTTTGCCGAACGCCACGGCCTGGACCGCAGCGTGCGCATCAAGGCGCAGGCCATGACCACCGACCGCCCCGTGACCTTCGAGAGCCGCGACATGCGCGAGGTCGTCGGCTTCAGCATGGCGCAGGAAGCCGCGCAGAAGGTGTACGACGCGGCCGGCGTCGGGCCGCACGACATCGACGTGGTCGAGCTGCACGACTGCTTTGCGCACAACGAACTCATCAGCTACGAGGCGCTGGGCCTCTGCCCGGTCGGCGGCGCGGAGAAGTTCGTGGTCGACGGTGACAACACCTATGGCGGCAAGGTGGTGACCAACCCGTCGGGCGGGCTGCTGTCGAAGGGGCATCCGCTCGGGGCGACGGGCCTTGCGCAATGCACGGAGCTGGTCCAGCAACTGCGCGGGACCGCAGACAAGCGACAGGTCGAAGGCGCGCGAATGGCGCTGCAGCACAACCTCGGGTTGGGCGGCGCCTGCGTGGTCACGTTGTACGAACGCGTCTGA
- a CDS encoding MaoC family dehydratase N-terminal domain-containing protein, whose amino-acid sequence MIDKKWIGHELPASVLPIERTRLQFFAKAIGETDPVYTDAAAARDAGYPDLPAPPTFLFAAELDSGASSRMLDDLQIPLSKLLHGEQSFSYHRPACVGDTVTVRSTISDIYDKKNGALEFVVKTSRATNQRDELVAELRTVIVCRH is encoded by the coding sequence ATGATCGACAAGAAATGGATAGGCCACGAGCTGCCCGCCTCGGTGCTCCCCATCGAGCGCACCCGGCTGCAGTTCTTCGCCAAGGCCATCGGCGAGACCGATCCGGTCTACACCGATGCCGCCGCCGCACGCGATGCGGGCTACCCCGATCTGCCCGCGCCGCCCACCTTCCTGTTCGCGGCCGAGCTCGATTCGGGCGCCTCGAGCCGGATGCTCGACGACCTGCAGATCCCGCTGTCGAAGCTGCTGCACGGCGAGCAGAGCTTCAGCTATCACCGGCCGGCCTGCGTGGGCGACACGGTGACGGTGCGCTCCACCATCAGCGACATCTACGACAAGAAGAACGGCGCGCTCGAATTCGTCGTGAAGACCTCGCGCGCCACCAACCAGCGCGACGAGCTCGTGGCCGAGCTGCGCACGGTTATCGTCTGCCGCCACTGA
- a CDS encoding MaoC family dehydratase produces the protein MTTATYDSIQIGDELPALQLPPVNRTTLALFAGASGDHNPIHIDTDFARKAGMPDVFAQGMLGMAWLGRLVTQWAPQSQLRRFDVRFQGITHIGHAVRCTGRVVEKLEHNGERCVRVEVLSANQYGQARIAGEALVALR, from the coding sequence ATGACCACCGCCACCTACGACAGCATTCAAATCGGCGACGAGCTCCCGGCGCTGCAGCTTCCACCAGTCAACCGCACCACGCTCGCGCTCTTCGCGGGCGCTTCGGGCGACCACAACCCGATCCACATCGACACCGACTTCGCACGCAAGGCCGGCATGCCCGACGTGTTCGCGCAGGGCATGCTGGGCATGGCCTGGCTCGGCCGGCTCGTCACGCAGTGGGCGCCGCAGTCGCAACTGCGCCGCTTCGACGTGCGCTTCCAGGGCATCACCCACATCGGCCATGCGGTGCGCTGCACCGGCCGCGTGGTCGAGAAGCTGGAGCACAACGGCGAGCGCTGCGTTCGCGTCGAGGTGCTGAGCGCCAACCAATACGGCCAGGCCCGCATCGCCGGCGAGGCGCTGGTGGCGCTGCGCTGA